The proteins below are encoded in one region of Deinococcus sp. KNUC1210:
- a CDS encoding phosphoadenosine phosphosulfate reductase family protein, giving the protein MGASQLSLWQTERQGLLDALELTAMSLREYGERHRHWVVAYSGGKDSTATVTALDWLIAQGRVPAPESLTILYADTRMELPPLQASAMQVLARLEARGATVKTVLPPLDKRMLVYILGRGVPPPKNRFRWCTRQLKIDPMVETQQALIQQHGEILLLTGVRVGESAARDQRIALSCGKDGAECGQGWYQAQEFPGLNKLAPLLHWRVCNVWDWLTGQEHGLAHGYPTSMLAEAYGGDEAAEINARTGCMACPLASRDVALEAIVELPQWAHFKAVLRLRALWEELRAPHFRLRKPDGRMGPLTFEARMYGLRYVLAIQDEVNALAAALGLPGLDILNIEEHARILELIDAQQWPNGWDGTERRSDDQYFRDANAGSDWMYADVELHDGLGGLA; this is encoded by the coding sequence ATGGGCGCTTCTCAGCTTTCTCTGTGGCAGACCGAACGCCAGGGCCTGCTCGACGCGCTGGAACTGACCGCGATGAGCTTGCGCGAGTACGGCGAGCGGCACCGTCACTGGGTCGTGGCCTACTCCGGCGGTAAGGATTCGACCGCCACCGTGACGGCGCTCGACTGGCTGATTGCCCAGGGCCGCGTGCCCGCGCCGGAGAGCCTGACGATTCTGTACGCCGACACCCGCATGGAACTGCCGCCGCTTCAGGCCAGCGCCATGCAGGTCTTGGCACGCCTGGAAGCACGGGGTGCGACGGTCAAGACCGTGTTGCCCCCGCTGGACAAGCGGATGCTGGTCTACATCCTGGGCCGAGGTGTGCCGCCACCGAAGAATCGCTTTCGCTGGTGCACACGCCAACTGAAGATCGACCCGATGGTCGAGACACAGCAGGCCCTGATCCAGCAGCACGGCGAGATCCTGCTGCTAACCGGCGTGCGGGTAGGCGAGAGTGCCGCCCGTGACCAGCGAATTGCCCTCAGCTGCGGTAAAGACGGTGCGGAGTGCGGGCAGGGCTGGTATCAGGCCCAGGAATTTCCCGGCCTGAACAAGCTGGCTCCGCTGCTGCACTGGCGGGTGTGCAACGTCTGGGACTGGCTGACCGGCCAGGAACACGGGCTAGCTCACGGCTACCCGACCTCGATGCTGGCGGAAGCCTACGGCGGTGACGAGGCGGCAGAGATCAACGCCCGCACCGGCTGCATGGCCTGTCCGCTGGCAAGCCGTGACGTGGCGCTTGAAGCCATCGTGGAGCTTCCGCAGTGGGCGCACTTCAAGGCCGTGTTGCGCTTGCGGGCGCTGTGGGAGGAACTTCGTGCGCCGCACTTTCGCCTGCGGAAACCGGACGGGCGCATGGGGCCGCTGACCTTCGAGGCTCGGATGTACGGCCTGCGTTACGTGCTGGCGATCCAGGACGAAGTGAACGCGCTGGCCGCCGCGCTCGGCCTGCCAGGTCTGGACATCCTGAATATCGAAGAGCATGCCCGGATTCTGGAACTGATTGACGCCCAGCAGTGGCCTAACGGCTGGGACGGTACCGAGCGGCGTAGTGATGACCAGTATTTCCGCGACGCCAACGCAGGCAGCGACTGGATGTACGCCGACGTGGAGTTGCATGACGGGCTGGGAGGACTGGCGTGA
- a CDS encoding XF1762 family protein, which translates to MSGHIIPLPFGLAAAFNQDHHRHAPKAPNARSHKFSLGLLDGWRVCAVVMVHRPVARHLDDGTRWEVARLCSDGTRRNACSQLYAAAWRETQRQGIHHLGTYTLDTESGASLRGAGWRPVRRLRVRHWDTPTRRRAQQPLPCEYRWYWEAV; encoded by the coding sequence GTGAGCGGCCACATCATCCCGCTTCCATTCGGTCTGGCAGCAGCGTTCAATCAGGACCATCACCGGCACGCACCGAAGGCCCCAAACGCCCGCAGTCATAAGTTTTCGTTGGGCCTGCTCGACGGCTGGCGCGTCTGCGCGGTGGTCATGGTGCACCGTCCTGTGGCCCGCCACCTGGACGACGGCACTCGCTGGGAAGTGGCCCGGCTGTGCAGCGATGGCACGCGCCGGAACGCCTGCAGCCAGCTCTACGCCGCTGCCTGGCGCGAAACCCAGCGTCAGGGTATCCACCACCTCGGCACCTACACCCTCGATACCGAGAGTGGGGCCAGCCTGCGCGGGGCTGGCTGGCGACCCGTCCGGCGACTGCGCGTGCGGCACTGGGATACCCCGACGCGGAGGCGGGCGCAGCAGCCGCTGCCGTGCGAGTACCGCTGGTATTGGGAGGCCGTGTGA
- a CDS encoding N-6 DNA methylase, with protein MSIDAERLPWVKLLKKVAPQNRDLMQTFRTFVGAAACAVAAGQREDEYLDIIKGWSREDLTPFGHVLGQLVLDMEKYEYTDILGPAYEAFESQSARQRTGSFYTPDSVAYLVARLATQGMQWPERGPLGIHEPAGGSGAMLLAAVREFRQQGAPPQSIRIQTWDINKLACDMVFLNLTLHGVPAEVVHGDTLRYEKWSVWRNVWYYAAHGWQREAA; from the coding sequence ATGAGCATCGATGCCGAACGCCTGCCCTGGGTGAAGCTGTTGAAGAAGGTCGCGCCGCAGAACCGTGACCTGATGCAGACCTTCCGGACGTTCGTCGGCGCGGCGGCCTGCGCGGTCGCCGCCGGTCAGCGCGAAGACGAATACCTGGACATCATCAAAGGCTGGTCGAGGGAAGACCTGACCCCGTTCGGTCACGTGCTCGGCCAGCTGGTGCTCGACATGGAAAAGTATGAATACACCGACATCCTCGGCCCGGCCTACGAAGCCTTCGAGAGTCAGTCCGCTCGCCAGCGCACCGGCAGTTTCTACACCCCTGACAGCGTGGCTTATCTGGTGGCCCGGCTGGCCACCCAGGGCATGCAGTGGCCCGAACGTGGGCCGCTGGGCATCCACGAACCCGCAGGCGGCAGCGGCGCCATGCTGCTGGCCGCCGTGCGCGAATTCCGCCAGCAGGGCGCACCCCCGCAAAGCATCCGCATCCAGACCTGGGACATCAACAAACTCGCCTGCGACATGGTGTTCCTCAATCTGACCCTGCACGGCGTCCCTGCTGAGGTCGTCCACGGCGACACGCTCCGGTACGAGAAATGGAGCGTGTGGCGCAACGTCTGGTACTACGCCGCGCACGGCTGGCAGAGGGAAGCGGCATGA
- a CDS encoding HNH endonuclease — protein sequence MSQPDLKEVAWISARRKGSSQEIVQVLINAEDYEKLSRWTWRVGYDNYVFRTSHGIHTFIHRAILVPPSDMQVDHINGDRLDNRRENLRAATVKENAMNRRKHSGSSLYKGVTLHKSTNKWQASIKVDDKYHYLGLFADEIEAAKAYDEAARAVTHFAVLNFPNPEVAGNP from the coding sequence ATGAGCCAGCCTGATTTGAAAGAGGTTGCTTGGATATCAGCGCGTAGGAAAGGAAGCAGTCAAGAGATTGTGCAAGTGTTGATCAATGCTGAAGACTACGAGAAATTGTCACGCTGGACGTGGCGCGTAGGCTACGACAATTATGTATTTCGCACTTCTCACGGTATTCACACTTTCATACATCGAGCGATTCTGGTGCCCCCATCTGATATGCAGGTGGACCACATCAATGGAGACAGACTCGATAATAGGCGAGAAAATCTGCGCGCAGCCACGGTGAAAGAAAACGCGATGAATAGAAGAAAGCATTCTGGTAGCAGCCTCTACAAAGGTGTGACTCTTCATAAATCCACTAATAAATGGCAAGCATCCATTAAAGTAGACGACAAGTATCATTACTTGGGACTTTTCGCCGACGAAATTGAGGCTGCTAAAGCGTACGACGAAGCAGCACGAGCAGTCACGCATTTCGCTGTCCTAAATTTCCCCAACCCTGAAGTTGCAGGTAATCCATGA
- a CDS encoding VVA0879 family protein codes for MSRMSERQRVPVEVWRAEGERLFGPRARDWAFRCPSCGSIQTPAEFVELGCTPEEAVSRATFSCIGRWHPTRGCDWTLGGLLQIHKLEVEAEGQTLRVFEFATLDNAPAPGFRPLGKVRS; via the coding sequence ATGAGCCGCATGAGCGAGCGTCAGCGTGTCCCTGTCGAAGTGTGGCGGGCAGAAGGGGAGCGGCTCTTCGGGCCGAGGGCACGCGACTGGGCGTTCCGTTGCCCCTCCTGCGGCAGCATCCAGACGCCTGCCGAGTTCGTCGAGCTGGGCTGCACGCCTGAAGAAGCGGTCTCCAGAGCCACCTTCTCCTGCATCGGGCGCTGGCACCCAACACGGGGCTGTGACTGGACGCTGGGCGGGCTGTTGCAGATCCACAAACTGGAAGTGGAGGCCGAGGGGCAGACACTGCGGGTTTTTGAGTTCGCCACGCTCGACAATGCCCCTGCGCCAGGCTTTCGCCCATTGGGTAAGGTGCGATCATGA